In Fusobacterium varium, the following are encoded in one genomic region:
- a CDS encoding M15 family metallopeptidase — protein MYKFSKRSLKNLSECDDRLQRIAKEAIKRIDFTVIDGMRTQEEAEENRKKGTSWTNKSKHCLNPSKAFDFIPYPFHGWENLKDFEKVANVLKAVAKELGIKARWGGDWNMNDRYDDEIERGSYDGGHFELME, from the coding sequence ATGTATAAATTCAGCAAAAGAAGTTTAAAAAATCTTTCTGAGTGTGATGATAGACTTCAAAGAATAGCTAAAGAGGCTATAAAAAGAATAGATTTTACAGTGATAGATGGGATGAGAACACAGGAAGAGGCAGAAGAAAACAGAAAAAAAGGCACTTCATGGACTAATAAATCTAAGCATTGCTTAAATCCAAGTAAGGCATTTGACTTTATACCTTATCCTTTTCATGGTTGGGAAAACTTAAAAGACTTTGAAAAGGTTGCTAATGTATTAAAAGCAGTTGCTAAGGAACTAGGAATAAAAGCAAGATGGGGTGGTGACTGGAATATGAATGATAGATATGATGATGAGATCGAGCGAGGATCATATGATGGTGGACACTTTGAGTTAATGGAGTGA